The Macadamia integrifolia cultivar HAES 741 unplaced genomic scaffold, SCU_Mint_v3 scaffold930, whole genome shotgun sequence genome includes the window TACTTCCACCACATCCGCTTGCAAACTAGTAAATGCAAATTGAAATTGGTCAGGGAGCATTTCTTACTTTCAGAGTGCTTAAGAATTTCTTCCTCTGGGATATGAGCCTTTTTCAGCTTCCTTCTCAACTTATTTTCCCACAAGGCAATCAACTCCAACTGAGATATGATATTCCCTGGTGGCCTAAGGATGATGACTTTATTTAATGTTCTTGGGTCGACTGAAGATTTGATTGTGTAGGTAGCAACATCTTCCTCGAAATTCAGTACCACTGTGCATTACAGTAGATTAGATCAACTCTGTTAAACCAAGTAAATTGAAGGGAAAcccatcaatatatatataagaatgtTTGTTTGTAATAGGTACCCTTAGCTTCACCATTGCCATAGACTGTAACTTCCTCTTGGAGCTGATCATGAGGATGGAGTAAGTAATCTATGAAGTATGCAGCAAGTGAGTTTGATGCCACATAAGTGTAGGGTATCCCAGCTTCTTCTGTAgctcttcttatcttcttcttatcATCCAAGAGCCTTTGAAATGGTGGAAGTGCTGTTGTTCCCCTGTCCACTTCATTGCCAAATTCTGAGGGAAGAAACCTCTGACAATGGACAAATTAAATTAGTATAGATGATCAGTTTTTTTGTGCAGTAGTCTCTTTTGCTATCATAATTATAATTACTTTCACAATAACAAAGTTCATAGATGCTGTAACTGATCACAGAGAACAAacaagaaagtaaagaaaaagtACTATATACCTTGATGTTACCAGCTTCTTTCATGGCTTTGATGATTTTGAGTTGGTCAAGGTGTTGAGGAACTGGAAGTGTAGAAATCACAACATGTACTTGTTGAAATATGGATACAAGCTTCTCATGCTCATCCAATTCACCCTATTATATATCCAATCTATGTATTAATTATTGTCAGAAAAATAAAGTATCTATtttacaaaagtaaaaaataaaaatgaaaatatgtaAGGGGGAAAGAACTCTGTCTTGAAGCATAGTCTAATCCATtttacagaatttttttttttttcgagtgAGTAAATAAATGTATTAAATAAAAGGGCAGGAAGATTACAACcctgaaaaggaaaacaaaccctaaaagggtaacaaaagcccacatgggcaaAGATAGGCCCATTCAAGATCCAAGGCCCAAAGGGCTTCAAGCCTCACATGTCCAATACATCAGTTCAGAATTGGTTGATCCACTAAGAAAACCAAATTTTGTAAGACCTTGATGTTAACTTTGCTTCACAGGACCTGCAAGAGCCTGGttggaccatttttttttttctgggtacTGATTTGGACTGTATTGAAATTAGGTGTGTCAATGGGCTCCCAGCCCAATCTTTAGTTTACTTAATTCAGCCCAAGCCCAGCCTATCTCTAGGTTGGgttgggatatctcagcccaaacCCAGCCTTTTCAAGTTTAGCACAACCTACGTAAGCCCTATTGAACCTGTCAACTCCTAAATTTTGCATTTTGGGGGTCAGACTGGCCTTGATTGACCCCGCGCAACACAACAAAGAGTGTGAGTGTAGAGTGGTGTATGTTGGTGATTGAAAAACAAAGAATTTCAGCtttgagtgagtgagtgagtgagtagttagtgtatatatatatatatatattattcattTACATACcaaatagggttgggttgggcctggatGAGCTTAGGCCAAGACATAAGGCTAAGCCTAACCCAAACTTGGGCCCAAATCTCAGCCTAGGCCTGCCCTAAGAGATGAAACGCTCAGCCCAAGCCTAGTTTGGgttcagggcgggtaagggtggATTAAATTGGCCGAGCCAAATTGACATCTCTAGTTGAAATCATCCGAGTCAGATTTCTTTCACATTACCCTTTTGGACTAAAActcaatagttttttttggtaaaggacTAAAActcaatagttttttttggtaaaggacTACAACTCAATGCTATTAGAGGTTTCCTTAGGTACTTTGTAAGGAATCGAATTTTATCCAAAATTGTTGGATCTTGGATGAGATATTGATGTTTTATTCAGCAACGATAGAAGACAGATGTAAGGTGTTCAAACCAGTCAATTCGAGTCCAAATCATGTTCAAGTTATAACTACCACTGGGGTTGCTTCTCAAGTCATATAACTTGAGGAATTATTACTTGAATACATCATTCAATATATATTGATGTAAATTCTTGCCTTTCACCATTGTTAATCTAGTTTATTTTAATGTGTGACAATCCCTTTAGTTAGTACATTCGtcaatgttttaatttttttttttaaatacgtTTGAAATGGAAACATTGACCGTTTGGTGTTTTTTTCCGAATATTTAAAATGACACAACGTgtttaaaacagtaaaaaaaatgaaaacaccATCTTAAATGCATTTTATTATTAACTATGGCTTGTAGTTTGTACCAAGTCCATTTGGGCAAAACCCTATTAAAATTGTTAAATTCatttaaattctttttattttgtcattttataAATGCAAATCAAATAATATGACAAGGCCAACCCCTTTAATGAGTGTCTACAGTAGGATTATGTGTTTCaaaccacagagagagagagagagagagaagctttgtTGTAAAAACTTCACATAGCAAAAGGTGTATGGAATTAAGAAGCTTTGTTGTAAAAACTCAGTGAGTCAATTAGGGAATTTGGCTGAACCAGTTACTAATACAAGATTTTGGTCCAATCATCTCTTATGGACCTCCAAGTGCTAAGTTggaccttttctttttctgtgtaTGTGAGCCATTCTCACATGTAGGCACTGAGCCAAATCCCTTCTCTCTAACTTGGGCGGAGCATACCATGTGTGGAACTGGGACCACAGGGACTAGGTGcctaaccattttttttttttgaaaaaaataaataaatttggtaGCTGTTGACTTCATAGGCCTAACTTTGGGGATGGATGTTTTCCAAGGAAATTAGGATTGTCTTTACCGTCGCTTCGTTTTCTGGCTTAAACATGTAATCACGTGGTCACAATGGAGTAATTTTACAGTCCAtgtattgattaaaaaaaaaaaaaaagtatttactctacaaaaaatgaaattgaatcCCAAAACAGTTCTGTGGCTGGATCggatttttaaaaccattgGATCTGCCAGCATTCTCAAAAAATTAGCCACCCCCACGGGGTGAgtgaaaaaaacagaaagaaaactaTACAAACCAAGtcaaagtagagagagagagagagagagagagagagagagagagagagagagagagaacctggaAGATGGTAACTCCCATTGATTGGAACTGTAGGTGCGCCTCTTGCTTGGAGGGGCTTGAAGTGGGTGACAATGGCCGTACGTACACAAAGGTTGGATAACCCAAGGAAACACTGGCCTTAACCATGTATTTACCCACATACCCACTTCCTCCAATCACTAGTATCTTACAGCTTTTGCTCTCTTCCTTCtccatactctctctctctctctctctgtctctgtgagtgtatgtttttcttttcagtaGTCAAGGAGGCTTATATAGAAAACAAGAGCGATTACCATCCTCATAAACGGTGCGGTCCCAAAAACACATCAGATGTGATGTCATCGCCTCATGGGACACATGACATCAGCAGGGCAAAAAATGGATCAGGATTGAACCGATATTCTCTACCGTGTGACCCACATCCATTTTGCtgagtttatattttttaaactcAGTCCATTTTGAATTTCAGGCAAGTTAATAATACTTCAAATTGATAACGCAGTCATCAGCCTGCACAACACATACAATACCCATATGGGGTTCAAATTTTGTGAACAAGTAAGGATTAGGTCCTCCATGTAGAAACATTTTTTGTTGGGGCCATCTGTGAAAGCCAGCCAATGTAAAGGGGATTGGCTCGAGGCTCCAAATCAATCTTGTGGTAGGGGCACTTGGCAACTAACTCGTGGGGCATGGCATCCCCCAATTCTTCAAGTACTTGATGCACTTCATGAGAAAGAAGTTGTCTCGGTATTAGATgtagaaaatgaatgaaaattataGATAATATTCACATAATCGCACAAAAATATTTACgtggttcgacaagattgtCTACGTCCACAGtcagatgagatcctactttaTTATCAATAGAGAAGAGGCTAAATTACCACTgtttgtcctcacacctctcttagattttttacagagaaagaaccttagctacaaatatatagcaaaccCTATATAAAAATTTACAGAAATACCCATATAGtccctaaaaaaatattttctcataagttgccaccttcaaaaccccacaCGGACCCATCAATGACGATAATGCGACTATTCTTCTGGGCCTCTTAACATCAACCTATTCCTCTGGGCCCCTTAACAACAACACTTTAGAATAGTGCTCACTTTTGCAAGCaccggaatacaagacatcttATCTTCAACAATCCGCTTATGTGTCAAATCTAGACACAAACAGTCATCCGCTTATGGACCTCTTAGGGTACACACAAAGTTCTTTTGATCTATGTCTATCCTTGACTTATTTGAATCTCTTTCATGTGACAAAAGTTTGCCTTACAATGACTGtttgtgtttcttttttctggcTGCTATTACTATGTATTATATTTGGATGTTTAGAAACAATTGTATGTTTTAAAATCTAAAGTTCCTTATCCTTCTAGtcattaaaaatattaataattggGATTAGCGATTTACAATGTATACCTATGCCCAAAGGTGTTGATCGACTGAACTATTTTCTTGGGAGGGGGAGGATATATGTCTTAAATGACTACCTAAGCATTCCATTCGAGGATCAGCCTATTTTGATTTGTGATGGTTTTGTACCTTGGTATGGCTACGGTTGATTGGCTGTTGTTGTCCTATTTAATGCTACCTTTCATTAAGCTATGATTAGTTGGGTATTTATACGTGTTgtgttaaatatttttttaattaaaagttTCAAAACATATCTTTTAAATTTACCATGGAGAATATATGAGTATGTAGAGATGTTTGTTAGCTGGAAAGTTCATCGGTGAAGACCCATGGATGAAGAGACTGGGGAACGACAATGACCCATGGATAGAGAGTGGTTTCTCTACACAAATGAGAGCCAACGTAGTGAAGAGGCACCTAGTTTTACATGTAGTAGCATCCCCATGAGATATAATTCTTCTTGACATGCCTATATGATTGGACAACTAGAAGAATGGAAATATGTCTTTTTAGAGTACTTCACTTACAAGAGAAGCACTTCTATGTACAGTCACACTCATTCAAGAGATTGGATCAGTTTATGTACAAGAACAACTCGTACACCCTTGATCTgtagatttagaatctattagaggatcaggttcacgtaggAGAATAATCTCTTACGTCCCTGGTCCATGTATTTGAAAtctacttttttttctcttcatttaatagattccaaatccacggatcatgaatgtacgagaacaatctcatacgtgaacctgatcgaGTCTCCTCATTCAAAGGGGATGTATCTATGTGCCtcgatttggaatcttgacTGGACATTAGATCTTGACCATACAATTTGGAGAGATGTACCCATTCAAACAAGTATGTCTAAAATGTACTTACATCCCATAAATAAGGATGGTTGCCAAACAATTAACATATCTTGAATTCACTCTACATATGATTCGAGACTTCTATAGTCACCCCTCTTCTTAAGGAAAAACGTGTAcatacacacactctctctctctctctctctcacacacacacagaatTGTGTGTCTCTTAAGGATTGGTGTGTTCTTTTAGCATAATTTTTCATCCTCCCTTTCATACTCTTAAGTGTATTAGCTGCAAATTTGCCGATTTATTATAATTGAATTCTTTATTTCGATTTGAGCACAACTTCGATTTACTTGAAGGGGCGATAATGGAGTGCATGTCTACTGCTGGAAGCCAATGGGCTGTTCTATCTTGGAGCCAGTTTTGCATGGGGCAAATACTGACTTTAGGAGAGTGTCAAGTTACACATCTCAACCTTCCAACAACATCTTGCACAATCGATCAAGTTCAACACACATTCTCCAACCATCATACAACATAAGATAAGTGATTTTCATCTAATGTCTTCCATATTTACAACAACAGGTCATGTATTGGCACCAAAGGCTAGGAATGTCTTGCAAGGCTTGTAACAAGCATTGCTAAAGGGTTTCAACGAATAGTGAGGTTTGTAGTTTGGACACGGGATGTACAGCTAGTTCAATAGATAACTCAAGGGACCCAGAAAAATTAGCAATGAGACCTCTTTAAGATTTTTGTTGGATATTTCCATTTTGATGTCTATGATCGATGCATGTTTTAGTTTTGTTTCAATACGAATATTATGTTTCTTAGCTTCGAGGGCAGCTACTAAGGTCCATAGGATGCCTTTAAGAGGGATAATCACCGATGATGTAATTAACTTTCTATttaactacttttttttttagctttcctattatataagaaaatagaaatccaTTAAGAAGCTAACTTCTCATGAACAAAATTGTGGATCTAATAACATATGACGTTTTGGAGTCTTTGGTATCCTTCTCCCCATAATCTTGTAAGTTGTCAATCTTAGCTTCATAGCTTTTGGGATTAGAGGCAATAAAGATTCCAAACCAATGCAAAAGTCTGAGAAACATCCAGCATTACTTGAATCGTTGTTAGCTTTGAATTGTATTGTGCTAATGCTTATTGCACATTTGACTATATACCCTTTCTTGCTTTATTGGGATAATCCTACATCGGCTATGGATGACTCAATTATCATATATAAGAGCCATAAGATGCCACCCAACTTCAAGCCATTTGGTTTTAAGTTGAAAGCTTTAACATGATATTAGAGCACCAGGCTAATGTTGGATCCCCCCTTCTCCTCGTTGGTTGTTGTAGTTTTCTCTCCctcaataattttcttttcattaaacTATCACATTCTAATTATTTACTTTGGCGATTTCAACTCACCCCACTTTTAAGGAACAATGAACTATATGGTATTGTTGATGGCACCTCACTATGCCCAATACCAACAATACCTAGCTTGACCTCTGGTGCAACCGGTTACCAACGACCTTCTTGGCAAGAAGATTTGGGATAAGGCCAAACTTGGTATGCTACTCAATCAAGGGATTGGTGATAAGAATTCCACCAAGGACCAGCTTGGCAAGAAGATTTGGGATAAAGCCAAGTTTGTAATGTTAATCAATCAAGGGATCATTGATAAGGATACTAGCTGTAATAGAAGTATGGTAAATTTGGTTTCAATAAAAGATCAAAATTATCCTTATAAAAGGACTGTAATCCCACAAGATAATTGTTATTGAAAGAAACATCTTGCTGTGGACGTAGGTTAAGTTGGACAACCGAACCACGTAAAtattgctcttttttttctctcttcttcttcttcttcttcctcttgtcttcttcatctatcacttttattttaatatggTATCAGAACAGGTACGTAGAGCCTCCATCGATGATGGGCTCCCTGCTCGACATACGAAGACAGATCCATAAGAGGCCTGCACGTAAGGGGGAGTATTGAGATAGTCTCACATCGGTTGTGGATCATAAGAGCCACAAGAGGCCACACCGCTTcaagccaattggttttaagataaAGCTTTAACATGCTTGAATTTGAAGGCCTCTTAATTGTCTCAAGTGGGGGGGAATTCCATGAAGTGCTTATGTAAGTTGACCAATGAAGGCCATTGTAGGATTGGAAATGCCAAACATCCGAGATGGATCGATATGTATAGGATTTCATGGCCTTGTGATGCAGTGAGAAGTATGGGGGCTAGATCTTATTCTATCGCTAACGACCCTCGAATCCACAAGGTAGTGAAAACATTAAATTTTAAGATAACTGAACTGATTCATAAATTTGGAGATGTCTTTATGTCATCCAAAATGATCCTATTTATAGAAGGTCATAtcacaaaagaaaggaaaacaaaataaaataggaaacaaaataaaagagaaaaaaataggaaataaatatTCTAAAATTATGCACAAAACTTCAGAGACCTGGTACACCCTTAAACTATGAATTTGAGGTCCGAATTTGGTTCCAATGAGTGTAGAGCATTGGATGGTGTTTCTAAAAAGGTATTATGGCTCTCGTAACTCCATCCAATCCAAAGTTACGACATTTAGTAATTAAGATGTAAAAATCAAACTTTCGTTCTGATCAAGTGAGTTTTTGCCGGTCTAGCCGATCTAAGAATTCTCCATAAACCTTCTCTACATCACCTTGAAAACTAAAGACAACCTTTTGAAATGAGGGAAGAGTTTGGGCTAGAAAGGATTGAGGTTTGAAATACTCATATCCAAGCCCTAAGCCTTCAAGTAAAGAGAGTAACTTTGGTGATCTAGGGACTAATTTCTCAATAGTGGCAAGCTCATCACAGAAAGTATGGAGTTCGAATTGGGAAAGATAATCATTCAAAAGTAGATCGTTTTTTGGGGGTTGGAGAGGGGATTAGAAGTAGTAACAGAAGCATTAGAGATGCCATTTTGAGTGAAGAGGCATTTGGTGGGGATAccattagaaagaaagaagagaggaacaAAGTAAGGTAGAGAAGAGTGCTGACTAAGCTTATAAGAAGAAGACCCAATCCAAATGAAGAATCACAAAAGAGAGTGAAGTAGAAAACGATCTAAGCCCAAATCTAACACACAATCAGGCATAGATTACTGACCCTCACAACTTCATGGACTAGGTCATACcatggttgaatgagaaccattcaactttcaccgaaagtagtgaagagtaATAAACAccttgtgtgagtggccccaaggaggtaagaggagtcaaactcataACCACACACTTCTTGAGGCAAAGGTCCTTTGTCAACTCTGCTACCCCCTTGTGGTTAGTTATGACTTACCTGTTTGATAATTGCCTTCATGAATCATGACTCACCAAGACCATAGGAAGATGATACAATAAGAAGGTTTGAGATAAAAAGTCTAGAGAATACATGAACtataataatataacaatggGAATTGGCTTCCTGGCCCTggtaattctctctctcatagagGTTTGGAAGAAATTGCCGAATATTCGCTTTAGGCCTAGGGGTAGTGGGGATTCTATTCAATGGGATAACTCTACTAATAAATCCACCAGTTCTATTGCTTGGAATCTGGTGCGCATTAGAGCTCCTGTTGTTccatggtttagatctatttgGTTTAATTCTTCCATCCCTAGGCATTCCTTTACTGCTTGGAGGGCTATGACTAAATCCCTCCACACTCAGgagttttttcttcaaagaaataTAGCCATTCCCAATTGCTACTTTTGTTGGAACTCTATAGAAAGTGtggatcatctttttttctcctgttCCTTTTCCAAGTCGGTTTGGAATGGTATTCTCAGGAAATGTTGGCCCCTCCCTGGAGTTATCCTTTCTTTTGACAGGGAATGGAGGTGGATCTTAAAAGAATTCAATGGCAAAACTTCTTGTGATATTGTAGGTAAGTTGGCTTTTTGTGCAGCAATTCACTATATTtgatgggaaagaaataaaaggagatgGACTTCCTCTTCACGTTTTATTGATCAAATATGAAATGCCATCACCTTCGAGGTGACGAATAAAATCCTTTATAGGTGTGCCAGATGCCCAGATTCTTTTAGAAATAGGCATCTTGCTTTGGCTTGGGATCTTCTACTTGTCTCTCCTTCCCCCTAACCTTGATgaagcctctttttttttgtttctcccctcccccttattttagtgtaccaTTCTTTTCTTGGTATGTAATTTTCCCACACTCCTAGTTTTTCTTGTATCCCCCTTGATAGTTGTTTTGTCCCCTCCCCTTGGTTCTTCATTTGTTTGGGCTTTGGCCTTTGAATAGCCTATGGCTTGgctttgtatttctttttttattttctttaatatattttcattcacccaaaaaaaaagttagtgTTTAAAATTGTGTAACTTGCTCAACCCATTTCACACAGACAACATTTAAATAGGTCACTAACACAACCATTGCTAGAAACAATCATGCTCTCATTTCATGAAAACatagatttttgtttttattttatataacaCAACTTTAGAGTAATatcttatttttggtggattgaAAGTCTAAAACTTTGCCAATGATAAGGCCTGTGATCCATAAGAAATTCAGAATTCAGAGAGCTTTGGAATGATAGGGGAATTGACCATACATATATCAAGAACACGATCAATCGACAAGTACTAATAATCTGGGTATAGCTGAGAAGCCTCTAAATAATCCTCCCTCAAGTCATAACTCACCTGTTCACCCTTCACAAAGATGCTGTGAAGGATTGATGCGCATATATTGTCTGGATGGGGTAGAACTGTAATGCCAATAACATATATAAGGATGAATAGTTAGTTTCACATTATTTTTGTTTGGAGAAGATTGTTATTATTAGGCTTCAAGTAGAAGACTGTTAgcctaaatcctaaattttGATATGGTCATAAGGGAGCATTTCTTACCCTTAGATTGCTCGACAATTTCATCCTCTGGGATATGAACCTTTTTCAGCTTCCTTCTCAACTTATTCTCCCACAAAGTAATCAAATCCAACAGAGATATGATATTTCCTGGTGGCCTAAGGACGATGGCTTTATTTAATGTTCTTGGGTCGACTGAGGCTTTGATTGTGTATGCAGAAACATCTTCCTCAAAATTTAGTACCACTGTGCAATGTAGTagattagattttattttattttggtaggtAGGGAGAGAAGTAGGTAATAGcaggaggctcgaacttgagATCTCCTCGTGAGCATGgggttttttgcacaccacagctcaccaactgcgctaggcagTAGATTAGATTAACTCTGTTAAACCAAGTAAATTGaagagaaatcatcaataaataaatatatatagaagAATATTTGTCTGTAATACCTTTAGCTTCACCATTGCCATAGACTGTAACTTCCTCTTGGAGCTTATCATGAGGATGGAGTAAGTAATCTATGAAATATAGGGCAAGTGAGTTTGCTGTCACATAGGTGTAGGGAATCCCAGCTTCTTCTGTGgctcttcttatcttcttcttgtcATCCAAGACCCTTTGGAAGTGGAAGTGCTGTTGGCTTGTCCACTTCATTGCCAAATTCTGAGGGAACAAACCTCTAAATGGACAAATTAATAGAGAAGCTGAACTGACAGAAGATAATCAAAGAAGCAAGTAAAGAATAAATAGCACTATATACCTTTATGTTACCAGCTTCCTTCATGGCATTGATGATCTTGAGTTGGTCATGGACTTGAGGAACTGGAAGTGTAGAGATCACAACATCTACTTGTTGAAAAATGGATACAAGCTTCTCATGTTCATCCAATTCGcgctgttatatatatatatatatatatcatactattatataaaagtatgtactcaaacttcgtggctaatctttcacttgactactttgtccttgtattttatttaaataccttatcgTTTTTACTTTCTTTGCTGTTTGCTATtctaatttttccaaatttttggtACCCTTTACTTTATTTAATACTTAAATAAtctctaaaaaaaatttaaatattctaaaaaagaTTTAATTTCTTATTCCTCTTACAAGTCACGTTCAAATCCTTTGCTATCTCTCTTTCTTATTCTACTCTCTCACACACGCACacacttttcttttcct containing:
- the LOC122070461 gene encoding isoeugenol synthase 1-like — encoded protein: MEKEESKSCKILVIGGSGYVGKYMVKASVSLGYPTFVYVRPLSPTSSPSKQEAHLQFQSMGVTIFQGELDEHEKLVSIFQQVHVVISTLPVPQHLDQLKIIKAMKEAGNIKRFLPSEFGNEVDRGTTALPPFQRLLDDKKKIRRATEEAGIPYTYVASNSLAAYFIDYLLHPHDQLQEEVTVYGNGEAKVVLNFEEDVATYTIKSSVDPRTLNKVIILRPPGNIISQLELIALWENKLRRKLKKAHIPEEEILKHSEILPHPDNISTSILHNIFVKGDQMSFELEEDDLEASQLYPDYQYTSVDRLLDICVVDAPVPKLSVF